The Desulfobacterales bacterium genome includes the window TAAGTATCATCCGGAAATCGGCTTGTTGTTTCAAGGGCCGTTTTGGTCTGGCCAGTATTACAGGTAATATTTATAAATATCAAATTGTATGAATTGTCAAGTAAAATTAACCATAATCGGACTATCCGGGTCTGGTGAACCCGGATAGTCCGATTGAACTGGCTATGCCGCGGGGGTTGATAAACAAAAGCGGCTTAACCGAATGTTAACCACACAGGTCTTTGGCCACGATATGGAAAATCTGCCGAGACCCCTTACCAGGGTTTTCCCGACATTGCAGGTGTCGCTTCAATCTCATTTAAAAACAGTTTTGCCTTTTCAGGGGCCGACAGCTTTTTCGTCACCACATGGAGTTTTGCGCCGAATTTGGCTGCACTGACGTCGGATAAAGCCTTTACGGTTTCCGGGCTGCCGGTTACCGGCAGGCTCGGCCAGAAGTACGTGGTGACGCCCATGGCGACCATGCCCATGGCCTTGACGACTTCAATACTGCGATTGGCTTCCGGAAAGCATGCAAAAACCGGGTAGTCTTTGGGTGCTTTCTTGCCGGCTTTTGCAAGGGCCAGAATAAACTCGGTTGCATTGCAGTCAATAACGGCCGGAACATTTTTCCCCAGTGTTTTCAGGAATCCCGCCAGGCCTTTGCCGCATTCGATCCCTTCCATCTTCGGATTTAAAAAGCCGTGTTTGGCCAATGCCACACTGGCTTCCCCATCGGAGAGGCACAGGATATCATTCTGCAGGAACACCGTGGCCATGGCAGCATATTCATTGTCCTGTGAATATTTGACGTTGCTGCTTCCGGAAAAGACGACGACGCCTTTTATTTTACCGTCGCCCAATCCCTTGACGACCTTGGCGGCATCCAGGGTTTCCGTCGAAAAGCCCATAATCGCCGTTTGCTTGTCCGCGGGAATGTCCTTGGGAACATCGGCGCGGTTGTCAAACGACTTTTTGGCCAGATCGACGATTTTCTTGCTAAACGCGTTCAGGACTTTCTCCTTGTCCAGGCCCGCCGCAGGAACCACCGTCACCTTCCAGTCCTTGGCAACCTGCAGGATGGAGGGGTTGACGAATTGATCGCCGGCCACAATCAGATCAACGGCGCCGGTCATGATGGGAATTTCCTGGGAACCGTAGTTGGTTACCGGTGAAAACACATAGGGCGGCAGCAACGGGTCCGTACAGACGCCGAAAACATTGACTTTGGCTTTTTTGGCAACAGCGGCGATTTTCTGCTTCAGTGCCGCTGAAATCTGTCCGTAGAGCACGATATTGGGAGCATTTTTTTGCAGTATCCCCAAGCTGACATCCAGCTTGGTTGGGACGATATCACCGAACACCGCCCGTTTTAACTTTTTCTGGACCTGCTGGGCCAGATTCCCCAACAAGGCGGTTTTATACGCCCAAAGGAGGGTTTCCTCAACACCGGCGACACCGCCTTCCAGCTTCTGGGAAGCCTTGAACAGATCCCGCAGAATTCCCTCGGGATACACCCCGGCGTCCGTCCAGGATTTGCTCAGCGCGGCCGGCAGCTCTTTCATGCTGGCGCTTTCCTTGTTGCTGAAAATGGCTTGAATTTCCTTAAGCGCCTTGTCGGCGGCCGCCTTGTTGGCCGGCTTGGTATCGCCGTTTTCAATATCGTTGGCCAGGTCACCCATCAGGTCCAGGCTGGACATCGTTCCCTTGATGACTAGCCGCAGCAGTGACTGTACGGCCAGGGTGTCTTTATCCTTGCCGCAAACGCCCTTTTTGCTGGCATCCCGGAAGGGATGACTGATGCACGGTCCCTGCAGACAATCCCGGCAGCTGAGCCCGGCTTCGCAAAATCCGCAAACCGGGAGCTGGCCCTCATAGCGGTCCCATGCCAAAGGAATTTCCTGGTCCGCGGCTTTCACTAAAAAATGCTCCACCAAGGTATCAGTGGATTTTTTCTGGATAAACTCCATCGTTATCTCCTTTCTGGCGCAGTTGGTCGAAGACCATCCCGGCCATCCTCAAAATTATGCATATTATTAAAATGGTCTAAATCCATCATCATGTTGTAAATTTCTTCTTGCGGTAATCCTTGCGGTCCACAATGGTCATCGCCTGGGTGGGGCATATTTCCGCGCATATCGGATATCCCATATTGCGGCAGCGGTCACACTTGATTGCAACCTTGATGGTGGGCGACGGGTTGATAATCGCAAAAGGACACACCATCACGCACATCCAGCAGGCAATACACGTCGGTTCATGGACGTAAATCAGACCGGTCTCGGGGTCCTTGCGCATGGTCCCGTTGGGGCAGGCTTTCACGCAGGGCGCGTCATCACAGTGACGGCATTGAATGGCAAACTTCTTGCCTTCCACATATACCCGGGGAACCGGCTGGGGTTGCTCATTGATCGCCAGGGGAAGCTCCTTGCCGACGGATGCGATTTCACTGCCGCACCACAGCTCGCATTGGTGACAACCTGTACATTTTTCTGGGTCTACCTTTATGACTTTCACTTTTCCTCCTTAAAGAGCACAGGCTCTTCTTATGATTTAACCAAAGGGTTAAAGGCCGGTATCCATCAGTTCTTTAAATTCAGGCTCGGTGAACCGGTCGGCATTGCGCCGCACCAGCGGCAGTATATCCATGAAATTTAAATTCCGGCTCAGCAAGACCGGAATAAAATCAGTGACATCCACCTGTTTACGCAGCAAAGCCGTGATAATGCCCGACTTTTGCGTCTGCCCGACAAAAATGGCGCCGACAATACAGCCGTTTTTCAAAATAATCTTTTTATAGGTATTTTTGCTGCGGGTTTTGATTTCCTGAAAATGACAATCTTCCTCCACATAAGTGCATTCCTGGGGATGGGTGACCCCCATGGACATGGCCGGAAAACCGATGAAATTGCCGATGGAATTCATCCGGACGGATCCGCCGTATTCGGTGGTCTGGCCGGCCATATTCAACCCGGCGACCTGTCCCTGCTCAACCGCCATGGGCCAGATGGCATTGATGAAATGGGTGTTGCGGGCGACATCAAACGTCTCGCACACATCCCCGGCCGCGTAAATATCGGGAATGCTGGTGAGCATCTGCTTGTCGATTTTGATGCCCCCAAGTGATCCGATTTCAATACCGGCGCCCTTGGCCAGCGTGATGTCCGGCCGCACGCCCACTGCCAGGACGACCATGTCGCACTCGATTTCCCGGGTGCTGGTAACAACGCCTTGGACACGGCCGTTTCCGGTAAACCGGGTTGCCCGTTCACCGGTCAGGACCTCGATGCCCATCTCTTCGACAACCGCTTTGATGATGGAAGCGGCCTCGTCGTCAAAGACGGTGGGCAGCACCTGGCTGAGCTGCTCGATCAGGGTGACCTTCAGACCCCGCCGCATCAGGCTGATACAGGATTCAACGCCGATGCTGCCGGCCCCGATAACAACGGCTTTCTTGCCTTTGAGGTTATAGACCCGGTCGGCGTCCGCCATGGTTTTCAGTGTCGAAATGCCTTCTTTATCGATGCCCGGAATATTGGGCACAATGGCTTTGCCGCCGGTTGCCAGCAGCAGTTTGTCGAACTCAAATGTCTCGCCGGTTTCGGTCTGAACGGTTTTGGCGTCGGCTGAAATTTCTTTAACCCTGACGCCGATATGAGCCGTTATATTGTTCTCTTCAAAAAAATCGAGCGCACGAAAATTCAACAGCGGCTTGGTCAGTTCTTCCGCTACATAGTACGGGAGCAGGACCCTGGAAAAAAGAGGGGTCTTTTCATCGCTGAACAAATCAATCGGCGACCGTTTGTCGATGGACCGAATCGCCTCGACGGCACTGATTGCAGCAGCGCTCCCGCCAATAATTATATATCGCATCGTTATCTCCTTTTGTTAGGTTCAGGGTTCAAGGTTCCGGGTTCATGGTTACTAAGAATTTCTATCTGTTCTTAACCGTGAACCGTTGAACCATTTTACCCATTTCTAGTATAGGCTGTGAACCGTATACAGGGGCAGCAAATCACGGAAGATTCGCTCACCGCGGGTCAGGTTGTAGTTTCCGCAGGTGCAGCATTCCGCCATTTCCTTAACGCAATCCTTAACGGTTCGACGGCCGCGTTTGACATCCCGCACCATTTTGCGCACCAGGTCGGAAGCGATCATGGCGTGGCCGCACATGGTCACCGTTTTGAGTATGGGGAAATCCGGCAGCATCTCGGTATGGCCCCAGGTGCCCAATGAATATTCCAGTGAATGAATGTAACCGAGTCCGGCTTCATGCATGCACTGCTGCACGACATCCGTGACACCCGATATGATCACCGAGATGCCGGGGCGGTCGTTCTTCAGTTCTTTTAACAGAGTTACGATTTTATCGCGGTTGTCGAACGTGCACTGCACAATGGTTCCGTCCGACACCCGGCTTAATATGTCCGCCATGGTCGTATTGTGAATATTGCCTGTTTTCATGTCGCCCAGATTGATGGGGCCGCATTTGTAGGCAATGCTTAAATATTTCTGGGTTTTCGGGGCCGACCCGATTTTATTGACACCGGTTGCCGGGCATCCCAGAACAACAAAATCGTCTTTCAAACATTCGTAATCGCCGCGGCGATGTAAACTATGTGTCATGATTGTTCTCCTTTACTTGCTCGTCCCATAAAAGTCATATGACGGCAGACCGATGCCGATGTTGTTCTTGGTGTTGACGGAATACCAGATCCCCATTTTTTCCAGGACCGCTTTAATGGGCACTTCGCCTTTGGGCGTCACCTTGGTGATGACTTCCACCGTAAAGACCGATTCCACCCTTTTAGCGGCTTCCTGAAGCGCCCGCAGGGCTTCGGGGAGCCTCTCCAGCTTGCATTTGCCTTCGATGATGGCGGAAGTCGCTTTTTCCCCCAGAACGTCGTCGCGCAGCTTTCCGGTCGTTTTGTCCGACATAAAATGGGTGACCGGATTTTCTTCCGCCAGTTGATATCCGATATTCGCTCCCATCATCGCCATGGCGATAAGTTCAACATCGCGAAAGTAGGCACCGACACCCGGACGGCCCAGCTCAATTCCCACCCCGACTTCGCCGGGCTTAAAGGTTCCCTTGACATCGTTGGTTTTCATTTCCTCGGTGCCGCGTCCCGGAACCTGCGAACCTTTGAACTCAATCAACGGGTTGCTCAAAATCCCGCGAATTTCACGCGGCCACTCTTCTTGAGGCTGATACAGGGCTTGTACCGGACAGATATCGGCCCGCAAACACATACCGCAGTCGGTGCAGGCATCCTGATCAATCTCGATGTAAACCCGGCCATGGATCTTTTCGTGGCGTTTAAACGTCTGAATTTTCCCCATGGGACAATAGGGGAAGCATCGTTTGCATGCGATGCATTTATCTTCATCTACCTTCATAAAACCTCCCTTCTTTCGGTTTTAGTTGTTGTGATATTCAATATTCAAATAATAAAGTCTCTGTTTTACATTAATTTTTGCCGAACAAGGAATACAGGGCATCCTCGCGCGCTTCCTGGATGTGCTCCCGCATGATTCGTTCACACAGGTCCTGGTCTTCCAGTTGCAGGGCCATCATGATTTTATGGTGCCCGTCGATACTGCGGCGGGCGCCGTCCATATGCTGAAGGGTGTCCTTGCGATACCGCAGCACGTATTGACGCAGGTCCACAATCAACCCCAGCAGGCGCGGTTTATGGGCAATCAATCCGTGCAGGGTATCATGGAACTGGGTATTATACTTGAATACCGCATCGATCTTCTGATTCTGATAGGCTTTTTCGGATTTTTCGATAATGGCATCGAGTTTGTCGATGATTTCTTTCTGAACGTTTTTGCAGACATAGCGCAGGGCATAGCCCTCAAGGATCGTACGGATTTCAAAAACTTCCTTGATTTCTTCGATTGAATCCTGTGATACGCAAAATCCACGGGTCTCCAGTGCGCGGACCAATCCTTCCAGTTCCAGCTTGTGAAGCGCCTCCCGGATGGGTGTTCGACTGACGCCCAATTCAGCGGCAAGATGTTCTTCCGTCAGTCTTGCACCGGGCCGAAATTGGCCGGAAAGTACTTTCTCTTTAAGAAACTCGTAAGTCTTTTCCCGTGCGGAAACTGCATTGTTTTTGGCGGCTGGACGCTTTTTCATTATTGTATCCAATCTGTAGCATTGTTACCCGATTTAGAAAATATTTAATTAAACTTGGATGAAATGTCAATAAAAAACTTTATAATGTATTTCATTTATAATTCAAGTACATATGTTTTCATTAGGTTGAATTATAAATGAAATATAAAAAAACATCCCCTTCAATCGATTCAAACGCTTCTTGATTTTTAATTGTTTTTGGATACAATATAAAATATTATTTAAAGTATTGACGATTCCCCTTATTTTGATATGTAAAACGACCCCGCTCTGACATTTCCATCAGAGCCTGCTTGCTCAAACAAACACTTTTGGAAACAACTTGGTATCATGGAGGACATTCAATGAAAATCGATCAGGAACGTTGTATCGGCTGTGGCCAATGCCTCCCCTACTGCCCCGTCAAGGCAATTTCAATGGATGCGGATCTGGCGGAAATTGATTTTGACGAGTGCGTTGAATGCGGCAGCTGCCTTCGAATGTCAGCATGCCCGGGAGATACCATCTATCAGCAGGAAATGGAATGGCCGCGAATCATTCGCAGCGTTCTCAGCAACCCGCTGACGGTTGCCGTTGAATCCGGTATTCCCGGCCGGGGAACCGAGGAAATGAAAACCAATGAAGTCACGGGACGCTTCAAGCTGGGCCAGGTCGGCATCGGCATTGAAGTCGGCCGCCCCATTACCGGCACCCGGCTCTATGACGTGGAAAAGGTAGCCCAGGCGGTCGCCGGACTCGGGGTTGAATTTGAAAAGATAAACCCCACCACCAGCCTGATGTCGGATACCCGGACCGGCAAGTTCAAAGATGAAATTTTAAATGAAAAAGTCCTGTCGGCCATTCTGGAGTTTTCGCTGAAAATCGAAAGGCTGCCGGAAATTTTTCCGGTTCTGAAAAAGGTCGCCGGTCAGATCGACAGCGTTTTCAGCCTCGTTGTCGCCACCCGCATCCACCCGGACGGCTCCGTTCCGACGGCGCCGTACATAGCGGCTTCCGGATTATGGATCGCACCCAACGGAAAAACAAACGTCGGCCTAGGCCGTCCGTTGATTAAGGAGGATTAAAATGACCCATACCCTTCATCGCGTCGGCGAAGGTCTTGAAGAAGACTACGTCATCCTGATGATGCCGTCAAAGGACATCAACCACAAGGGCGCCGCACCCAAATTGCGTCGCTATCTTGAAATGGCGCTTGAAGCCGGCGCCATCAAAATCGGCGATTGCCGCAACGGCAACGAATACCACCAGGGCGGCGTCGCCCGCATCCTGGAAAACCTCCAGGATCAGTCCGTGGTTCATGCGGTGTTTAAGAATCCGGAGGGAGTCGTTAAGGCCCTGCGGTTGTTCAAAGCGGCGGAATTGGGCCTTTGCGTGGTGGTATCCGGCCTGTTCGACCAGGTCGAAAAGTGCTGCGGGGAAGCCGGATTGAAGAAACACACCATCAATCAGTCCATGGGCCGCTGGGGTCGGACCGACAAATTACCGCCGCCTGAAATTCTGCAGCTGAATACCATGTGCGGTCACGGCATGGTATCCGTGGGATTGATTGAAGACGTGATCAAAGATATTAAATCCGGCGACTGCTCCCCTGAAGAAGGGGCCGAACGCCTGTTTGGCCCCTGCGTGTGCGGCATATTCAACCCGTACCGTGCGGCGAAGCTGCTGAGCGAGCTATCGACAAATTAGATCGACGGCGTTTATCCCCGCTGCTGCAGCAAGACAAACAGCAGCGGGATCAACGCGATGCTCAACAGCGTCGACAGGGATACCAGGGCGTTGCTGAAAGCCGGATCGCCTTTATACTTTAAGGAAAATATGGTCACCAATACGCCGGTGGGCATGGCCGACTGAAGAATGCAGATTCCCAGTTGATCGATGGGGAAGGACAGAACCATACCCACGGCAGTTGCGATCAGGGGGGAAACAATCAGCCGGACAACGCCTGCGGCCGCCAATAACAGCAGGGTCGATGTTTTTGCAAAGAAATTCAACTGCAGCCCCCCTCCCACCACGACCATTGAGAGGGGAAACGTTGCCCGGTTCATCAATTCCATATTCTTTAACATCAGCGGGGGCGGTTTTATCTCCAGCGCAGCGCACAGCAATGCCGCCGCCAGGGATATCACCAGCGGGTTCCGGACAAAGCCAGACAGGGTGATATGGCCGGTCATGAGATAAAACCCGACACTATACAGATAAACGTAAGTGCCGATCAGATAAAACAACGCCAGGAGCAGTCCGTTTTCCCCTGAAAAAGCAAAGACAACCGGAAAACCGATAAAGGCATGATTGCCGTAGGAAGCGCCCAGCAGAAAGGTTTTGCGCGTCCCGCCGGTCACGCCCATATATTTGCTGATCATGGCCGCAACTAAAGCCGATAACAACAGGACGCAAAAACCGGCTGCGGCTGTTTTAATGAAAATCGGCCACGAAATCTGCGGGGCATGAACAATCGAATAAAAAACAGTGACCGGCAAAAAGAGATAAAAAATGAGATCATTGATTACCGCAACCGGATAGGGCTTCATTTTTTGCAATACATAAGCCGCGATCAGGATGAAATACATGCTGAAAATATTCTGAAAGGCATCATTCATAAAGTTTTGGTAATTTAGGGTTCAAGTGAAATACTTCAAATTGATACTTGATTTTTATCTGATCTGTCTTACCATAAATTTCGAAAATTGAAATCGGAAAGAAAAGGTCTTGAAAAAATATGGCTTTTAAAACCAACGTGGACAGTAGAAAATGCAACGGCTGTGAAGAATGCCTTGAAGTCTGCAGCGCCGGTGTTTTAGAAGTCCGCAACGGCAAGGCAATCGCCGTCTATCCGGATAGTTGCGTGGGCTGTCAGAGCTGCGTGGACGTTTGCAAAGAGAACGCTATCACTATGGAAGATACGCGCGTCCAATTATCCGGCACCTG containing:
- a CDS encoding 4Fe-4S dicluster domain-containing protein, encoding MKVIKVDPEKCTGCHQCELWCGSEIASVGKELPLAINEQPQPVPRVYVEGKKFAIQCRHCDDAPCVKACPNGTMRKDPETGLIYVHEPTCIACWMCVMVCPFAIINPSPTIKVAIKCDRCRNMGYPICAEICPTQAMTIVDRKDYRKKKFTT
- a CDS encoding FAD-dependent oxidoreductase; the protein is MRYIIIGGSAAAISAVEAIRSIDKRSPIDLFSDEKTPLFSRVLLPYYVAEELTKPLLNFRALDFFEENNITAHIGVRVKEISADAKTVQTETGETFEFDKLLLATGGKAIVPNIPGIDKEGISTLKTMADADRVYNLKGKKAVVIGAGSIGVESCISLMRRGLKVTLIEQLSQVLPTVFDDEAASIIKAVVEEMGIEVLTGERATRFTGNGRVQGVVTSTREIECDMVVLAVGVRPDITLAKGAGIEIGSLGGIKIDKQMLTSIPDIYAAGDVCETFDVARNTHFINAIWPMAVEQGQVAGLNMAGQTTEYGGSVRMNSIGNFIGFPAMSMGVTHPQECTYVEEDCHFQEIKTRSKNTYKKIILKNGCIVGAIFVGQTQKSGIITALLRKQVDVTDFIPVLLSRNLNFMDILPLVRRNADRFTEPEFKELMDTGL
- a CDS encoding 4Fe-4S dicluster domain-containing protein; this encodes MKVDEDKCIACKRCFPYCPMGKIQTFKRHEKIHGRVYIEIDQDACTDCGMCLRADICPVQALYQPQEEWPREIRGILSNPLIEFKGSQVPGRGTEEMKTNDVKGTFKPGEVGVGIELGRPGVGAYFRDVELIAMAMMGANIGYQLAEENPVTHFMSDKTTGKLRDDVLGEKATSAIIEGKCKLERLPEALRALQEAAKRVESVFTVEVITKVTPKGEVPIKAVLEKMGIWYSVNTKNNIGIGLPSYDFYGTSK
- a CDS encoding GntR family transcriptional regulator; protein product: MKKRPAAKNNAVSAREKTYEFLKEKVLSGQFRPGARLTEEHLAAELGVSRTPIREALHKLELEGLVRALETRGFCVSQDSIEEIKEVFEIRTILEGYALRYVCKNVQKEIIDKLDAIIEKSEKAYQNQKIDAVFKYNTQFHDTLHGLIAHKPRLLGLIVDLRQYVLRYRKDTLQHMDGARRSIDGHHKIMMALQLEDQDLCERIMREHIQEAREDALYSLFGKN
- a CDS encoding 4Fe-4S binding protein, yielding MKIDQERCIGCGQCLPYCPVKAISMDADLAEIDFDECVECGSCLRMSACPGDTIYQQEMEWPRIIRSVLSNPLTVAVESGIPGRGTEEMKTNEVTGRFKLGQVGIGIEVGRPITGTRLYDVEKVAQAVAGLGVEFEKINPTTSLMSDTRTGKFKDEILNEKVLSAILEFSLKIERLPEIFPVLKKVAGQIDSVFSLVVATRIHPDGSVPTAPYIAASGLWIAPNGKTNVGLGRPLIKED
- a CDS encoding AEC family transporter, whose protein sequence is MNDAFQNIFSMYFILIAAYVLQKMKPYPVAVINDLIFYLFLPVTVFYSIVHAPQISWPIFIKTAAAGFCVLLLSALVAAMISKYMGVTGGTRKTFLLGASYGNHAFIGFPVVFAFSGENGLLLALFYLIGTYVYLYSVGFYLMTGHITLSGFVRNPLVISLAAALLCAALEIKPPPLMLKNMELMNRATFPLSMVVVGGGLQLNFFAKTSTLLLLAAAGVVRLIVSPLIATAVGMVLSFPIDQLGICILQSAMPTGVLVTIFSLKYKGDPAFSNALVSLSTLLSIALIPLLFVLLQQRG
- a CDS encoding ferredoxin family protein → MAFKTNVDSRKCNGCEECLEVCSAGVLEVRNGKAIAVYPDSCVGCQSCVDVCKENAITMEDTRVQLSGTCLNLLKDIL